The following proteins are encoded in a genomic region of Papaver somniferum cultivar HN1 unplaced genomic scaffold, ASM357369v1 unplaced-scaffold_10, whole genome shotgun sequence:
- the LOC113326850 gene encoding disease resistance protein RGA2-like, which translates to MEAVEQILVTGATRLLKNLGSIVGQQITVAWGVEGELKRLNDTLEMIAAVTSDAENKQVNNTSVGLWLRWLRDVVYDADDVLDEFSYEAIRRSEIHRKRNQVLDFFSSSNKFAFRNKMVGKIEDINKRLDEISNTMVKFQLQTFNPYYDDLNNKPQDRETFHFVDELKIVGRENDKLAIVKMLMHLETSSLVNTSHQENVSVVSILGMGGIGKTTLAQLVYQDDSIKRHFELRAWVRVSDDFDIFKIVKNIIESVTDKMCPDVSNVSVLAGMVQENLKGKRYC; encoded by the coding sequence ATGGAAGCAGTCGAACAAATTCTTGTTACTGGTGCGACAAGATTATTGAAAAATTTGGGTTCTATTGTTGGTCAACAGATTACCGTGGCTTGGGGTGTTGAAGGTGAGCTGAAAAGGCTTAATGATACCTTGGAGATGATTGCAGCTGTAACTTCTGATGCTGAAAACAAGCAAGTTAACAACACTTCCGTTGGACTTTGGTTAAGATGGCTCAGAGATGTTGTGTATGATGCGGATGACGTTCTGGATGAGTTCTCTTATGAAGCTATACGTCGATCTGAAATTCACCGCAAGAGAAATCAGGTACTAGACTTTTTTTCATCCTCAAACAAATTCGCTTTTCGTAACAAGATGGTTGGTAAAATTGAAGATATTAATAAAAGACTAGATGAAATTTCTAATACTATGGTCAAGTTTCAGTTGCAAACATTTAATCCTTATTATGATGATCTAAATAATAAGCCACAAGACCGGGAAACATTTCACTTCGTTGATGAACTAAAAATTGTAGGAAGAGAGAATGATAAGTTAGCCATAGTAAAGATGTTAATGCATCTGGAGACATCATCATTGGTAAATACTAGTCATCAAGAAAATGTTTCTGTCGTATCTATTCTGGGTATGGGGGGAATCGGGAAGACCACACTTGCTCAGCTGGTCTACCAAGATGACTCCATAAAGAGACACTTTGAACTTAGAGCTTGGGTTCGTGTGTCTGACGATTTTGACATCTTCAAAATCGTAAAAAACATTATCGAGTCTGTCACAGATAAAATGTGTCCCGATGTGTCAAATGTAAGTGTCTTGGCTGGTATGGTGCAAGAGAATCTGAAGGGAAAAAGATATTGTTGA
- the LOC113326851 gene encoding putative disease resistance protein At3g14460, whose product MLVLDDLWNENVEDWEKLKNLLGVGDYGSKILITTRNETVASIVKGIMPPYNLKCLSVNECWSIIKYKAFAPGGAFESPDMAKIGEVIASTSGGLPLAANVLGNLMRLHKTENDWSSIRDHGSLSSIDASTKIISILKLSYDKLPLHLKLCFSYCSLFPKDWELNRETLVRLWMAEGLLHPSHTEDLIAPEDVGNDYFHSLLAHSFFQDVTFDKLGNIKTCKMHDLVHDLAQSVNGVHDMKIVNSGEIESTTKYRRLQLHIDEHTSKTFSIFMKKTKSLRSVFSLENDRLGEHLLYGKNLRVVCLLRQHVLVIHSWFPKHRHLRYLDLSYCSFDEGHDVSIDQLYNLQTLVLRKCKNIKMILVGIRSLKNLRHLDLSSSDVEKLPDSVVQLTKLQTLDINSCQSLEALPVNFGTLKDLRKLKFKGCIALRVLPESCFNSLCNLELMDFGYRGLPKEIKNWPKLRILKHKRHTKDEMPRGIETLTFLEVLDSYVVRNKNTISCSGGGSGIEELANLNSLQVLVIRNMEFVRGGIDAERAKLKDKMNLRKLYLRWESKIDIHDNEMAVGMLDALEPNLNLRKLTICGFPGLKLPKWMGSTSSLPNLVEITLWDCSKCEKLPALGLLPCLQVLEIKRMKSMKCIGEELFSQQEEERIINSSSNTKNATTISLFPSLIELSIKNMPSLEEWVSPQLPIYNSFPSLQKLEIRKCPKLRSTPTLQGRWCIATCHSCG is encoded by the coding sequence ATGTTAGTCCTGGACGATTTGTGGAATGAGAATGTAGAAGACTGGGAAAAGCTCAAGAATCTGCTAGGTGTGGGTGATTATGGAAGCAAAATCTTAATCACTACGCGTAATGAAACAGTTGCATCCATTGTTAAAGGTATAATGCCACCTTACAACCTTAAGTGCTTATCCGTGAATGAATGCTGGTCTATTATAAAATACAAGGCATTTGCACCCGGTGGCGCATTTGAGTCCCCAGATATGGCAAAAATAGGTGAAGTAATAGCAAGTACATCCGGTGGTTTACCACTTGCTGCAAATGTTCTCGGAAACCTTATGCGCTTGCATAAAACTGAGAATGATTGGTCGTCAATCCGAGACCATGGTAGTTTGAGTTCAATAGATGCATCAACCAAAATCATATCAATATTAAAGTTAAGCTATGATAAGTTACCCTTGCATTTGAAACTTTGCTTTTCCTACTGCTCTTTATTCCCGAAGGATTGGGAGCTCAATAGGGAAACTCTCGTTCGATTATGGATGGCTGAAGGGTTACTTCATCCATCTCATACAGAAGACCTGATAGCACCAGAAGATGTTGGTAATGATTATTTCCATAGTTTGTTGGCCCATTCGTTCTTTCAAGATGTAACATTCGATAAGTTAGGCAACATCAAAACATGCAAGATGCATGATTTAGTACATGATCTTGCCCAGAGTGTCAACGGTGTTCATGATATGAAGATTGTGAATTCTGGTGAAATAGAATCTACTACTAAATATCGGCGTTTGCAGTTACATATAGACGAGCATACGTCAAAAACATTTTCAATAttcatgaaaaaaacaaaaagtcTGAGGTCTGTTTTTTCCCTTGAAAATGATCGTTTGGGAGAACATTTACTTTATGGAAAGAATCTGCGGGTAGTTTGTTTGCTTCGTCAGCATGTTCTAGTCATTCATTCTTGGTTCCCTAAGCATAGGCATTTGAGGTACCTGGACCTGTCTTATTGTAGTTTTGATGAAGGACACGATGTGTCCATCGATCAACTTTACAATTTGCAGACATTAGTGCTTCGTAaatgcaaaaatattaaaatgatTCTTGTAGGCATTAGGTCTCTGAAAAATTTAAGGCACCTAGATCTGTCGTCTTCAGATGTTGAAAAGCTACCTGATTCTGTGGTTCAGCTAACTAAATTGCAGACATTAGATATAAATTCTTGCCAGAGTTTAGAAGCCTTACCTGTAAATTTTGGGACTTTGAAAGATCTACGAAAGTTGAAATTCAAAGGTTGTATTGCTTTACGAGTATTACCCGAGTCATGCTTCAACAGCCTTTGCAATTTGGAGTTGATGGATTTTGGATACCGTGGGCTtcccaaagaaataaaaaattggccAAAATTGAGAATTCTTAAACACAAAAGGCATACGAAAGATGAAATGCCCAGAGGTATAGAAACTCTAACTTTCCTTGAAGTGTTAGATTCTTATGTGGTCAGGAACAAAAATACCATATCTtgtagtggtggtggtagtgggatCGAAGAGTTAGCCAACCTGAATTCTTTGCAAGTGCTAGTGATTCGCAATATGGAGTTTGTGAGAGGTGGTATTGACGCGGAGAGAGCAAAGTTAAAGGATAAAATGAACCTCCGTAAATTGTATTTAAGATGGGAGtccaaaatcgatattcatgacAATGAAATGGCGGTTGGTATGTTGGATGCTCTCGAACCTAACCTTAATTTGAGAAAGTTGACAATATGTGGTTTTCCGGGTTTAAAGCTTCCAAAATGGATGGGTTCAACCAGCAGCCTACCGAATTTAGTGGAAATAACGCTTTGGGATTGCAGTAAATGTGAGAAGCTACCAGCGCTAGGTCTGCTCCCATGTCTTCAGGTTCTCGAGATTAAAAGGATGAAATCAATGAAGTGTATCGGTGAAGAATTATTTAGCcagcaagaagaagaaagaatcatCAACAGCAGTAGTAATACCAAAAATGCTACAACAATATCATTATTCCCTTCGTTAATTGAATTGAGCATCAAAAACATGCCAAGTTTAGAAGAATGGGTTTCTCCGCAGCTTCCGATTTATAATTCATTTCCTTCCCTCCAGAAGCTAGAAATCCGTAAATGTCCAAAATTGAGAAGTACACCAACACTACAAGGAAGATGGTGTATTGCAACATGTCATTCATGTGGCTAG